A stretch of Desulfuromonas acetoxidans DSM 684 DNA encodes these proteins:
- a CDS encoding FAD-dependent oxidoreductase: protein MAAQINGFDANARRLSTQILLQKIYTALEQGETEFEVLSSGHHNIGGPLWTEDGTPLKFRVKNPGQRVGSFGLNGTDIVVDGSAPADAGWLNAGATLTILGDSGDTTAHCAASGKIYVAGQVGTRSGSLMKHDPAFDAPELWVLKKTGSFSFEFMGGGIGVICGVDCENEESILGDRGCAGMVGGTLYIRGPVTGLSNDVWLMELDEADHQFLRQGLPEFLERIERQDLTDTLTDMRQWKKIVAKTYEERNAKERISLNEFRLGKWVEGGIFGDIVDDDYNHVAGLVNAGDDRLKVPHWMEKRYAAPCQSSCPSFIPTQDRLKLLREGKEKEAMELVLRYSPFPASVCGQVCPNLCMDACSRRFLDSPVSMKQLGALSVGTPAPECEPDTGKKIAVIGGGPGGLSAAWQLRLKGHDVTVYEADERLGGKLYQAIPTERLPEKILQGEIDRMLSSGIKAQTGTKVDAALFDEIRQNNDAVVIATGAHNPVVIPFPGHERMVKGLDFLKQINAGQKPSIGKKVVVIGAGNAGMDVVLGAYAMGAEKVIAIDVQRPAAYQKEIDHVKSLGGEIRWPVFTDHISEQGLHTKDGELIEADDVIISIGERPDLSYVPSEWLTDRGMMDVNSCWQVHGQDNIFAIGDTTRPGLLTNAIGHGHEAADYCSDWLNGLEVVERKKLEVIPQHRLSKELFRPRNRGRLNITDGREETTRCISCGTCRDCSMCLEACPEAAIRRIEGPNGTFEYVSDDHVCIGCGICAGLCPCGIWTMEQVV, encoded by the coding sequence ATGGCTGCACAAATTAATGGTTTTGATGCCAATGCCCGGCGTCTCTCCACTCAAATATTACTGCAAAAAATCTACACCGCTCTGGAACAGGGAGAAACCGAATTTGAGGTACTCTCCTCCGGGCATCACAATATTGGCGGCCCGCTGTGGACCGAAGATGGCACACCGCTGAAATTCCGGGTTAAAAACCCCGGCCAGCGTGTCGGCTCTTTCGGCCTCAATGGCACCGATATTGTTGTTGATGGCTCAGCACCGGCTGATGCCGGCTGGCTCAATGCCGGTGCCACCCTGACGATTCTCGGCGACAGCGGCGACACCACGGCCCACTGTGCGGCAAGCGGTAAAATCTACGTCGCCGGCCAGGTGGGAACCCGTAGTGGTTCGCTGATGAAACACGATCCGGCATTTGACGCCCCGGAACTGTGGGTTCTGAAAAAGACCGGATCCTTCTCGTTTGAATTTATGGGTGGCGGTATTGGTGTCATCTGCGGTGTTGACTGCGAAAACGAGGAATCCATCCTCGGTGATCGCGGCTGCGCCGGTATGGTTGGCGGCACTCTGTACATCCGCGGCCCAGTTACCGGCCTGTCCAACGACGTCTGGTTGATGGAACTGGACGAAGCTGACCACCAATTCCTCCGCCAGGGTCTTCCGGAATTTCTGGAGCGCATTGAGCGTCAGGATCTGACCGACACCCTGACCGATATGCGCCAGTGGAAAAAGATTGTTGCCAAGACCTACGAAGAACGCAACGCCAAGGAGCGCATCTCTCTGAATGAATTCCGGCTCGGCAAGTGGGTCGAGGGCGGCATTTTCGGCGACATCGTTGACGACGATTACAACCACGTTGCCGGACTGGTTAATGCCGGCGACGACCGCCTGAAAGTGCCACATTGGATGGAAAAACGCTACGCCGCACCGTGTCAGTCCTCCTGCCCGTCGTTCATCCCGACCCAGGACCGCCTCAAACTGCTGCGTGAAGGCAAAGAAAAAGAGGCCATGGAACTGGTGTTGCGCTACTCGCCGTTCCCGGCCAGCGTCTGCGGCCAGGTGTGTCCCAATCTGTGCATGGACGCCTGCAGCCGTCGCTTCCTCGACAGTCCGGTTTCCATGAAGCAACTCGGTGCCCTGTCCGTCGGCACACCGGCTCCAGAATGTGAACCGGACACCGGCAAGAAAATCGCCGTCATCGGTGGTGGCCCCGGCGGTCTGTCCGCAGCCTGGCAACTGCGCCTCAAAGGGCACGACGTCACCGTCTATGAAGCAGACGAGCGCCTCGGTGGTAAGCTGTACCAGGCCATCCCGACAGAACGCCTGCCTGAAAAGATTCTTCAAGGCGAAATTGATCGCATGCTCAGCAGCGGTATCAAAGCCCAGACCGGCACCAAGGTCGATGCCGCCCTGTTTGACGAAATCCGTCAGAACAACGATGCTGTCGTCATTGCCACAGGAGCTCACAACCCAGTGGTCATTCCATTCCCCGGCCACGAGCGCATGGTCAAAGGACTCGACTTCCTCAAACAGATCAATGCCGGTCAAAAACCGTCCATTGGTAAAAAAGTGGTTGTTATCGGTGCAGGCAACGCCGGCATGGACGTTGTTCTCGGCGCCTACGCCATGGGTGCAGAAAAGGTCATTGCCATCGACGTTCAACGTCCTGCGGCCTACCAGAAAGAGATCGATCACGTCAAATCACTCGGTGGTGAAATCCGTTGGCCGGTCTTTACCGACCACATCAGCGAACAAGGCCTACACACCAAGGATGGCGAACTGATCGAAGCGGATGATGTCATCATCTCCATCGGTGAACGTCCAGACCTGTCGTACGTTCCCAGCGAATGGCTGACCGATCGCGGCATGATGGATGTCAACAGCTGCTGGCAGGTTCACGGCCAGGACAACATCTTCGCCATTGGCGACACTACACGCCCCGGCCTGTTGACCAATGCCATTGGTCATGGCCATGAAGCAGCAGATTACTGCAGCGACTGGCTCAACGGTCTTGAGGTGGTGGAACGCAAAAAGCTGGAGGTGATCCCCCAACACCGCCTGAGCAAAGAATTGTTCCGCCCGCGAAATCGCGGACGGCTCAATATCACCGACGGTCGTGAAGAGACCACCCGTTGCATCTCCTGTGGCACCTGTCGTGACTGCTCCATGTGTCTCGAAGCATGCCCGGAAGCGGCAATCCGCCGCATTGAAGGGCCGAACGGCACCTTCGAATACGTCTCCGATGACCACGTTTGCATCGGCTGCGGCATCTGTGCCGGCCTCTGCCCCTGCGGCATCTGGACAATGGAGCAAGTGGTTTAG
- a CDS encoding glutamate synthase-related protein — METVKIQDITPNDLPWKLRYDASRCTLCGSCVAACSFRAIEPKIERRRMVFSEGDLPDPRARFSAVPVIQQVNSLKNYCRGCGICEKVCPNDAIAPVRNPDTRHPIVTRCSGGDSIKRGGRKNLTGSTRTLDQLRVGRISQMTDPSLDAQRHTFDMLAPFGRILPADELSMTLDSSGKLVNNAQTPPVNWIYPVIIGDMSIGALSWRMWEGVAMAVAYLNEECGLPVRMCSGEGGVPMRLLTSKYLKYLILQVASGHFGWNRIIKAMPHMVEDPAGVLIKIGQGAKPGDGGLLQAQKVAEHIMAIRGVPKADLLSPPNHQGLYSIEESVQKMFLSFNAAFKFRVPVSIKVAASATSVSVFNNLVRDPYNIVGGFFLDGIDGGTAAAHEVSLDHTGHPIVSKLRDCYLAAVTQGRQGQIPLWAAGGLGKTGDLAADAFKMMCLGANGVFSGKLILQMAGCVGNDLGRCNACNTGLCPAGITSQIPALAHRLDPEKVAENIVNYFLAMDQELKKLMAPIGNSSLPIGRSDALVAMDKAVADRLQIQYVC; from the coding sequence ATGGAAACAGTAAAAATACAGGACATCACCCCCAATGACCTGCCGTGGAAGCTACGCTACGACGCCAGCCGCTGCACCCTGTGCGGCTCCTGCGTTGCGGCCTGTTCTTTCCGCGCCATCGAGCCGAAAATCGAGCGTCGTCGCATGGTCTTTTCCGAAGGCGACCTGCCTGATCCGCGTGCCCGCTTCTCCGCGGTGCCGGTAATCCAACAGGTCAACTCGCTGAAAAACTACTGCCGCGGCTGCGGTATCTGCGAAAAGGTGTGCCCTAACGACGCCATTGCCCCAGTGCGCAATCCGGATACGCGCCACCCCATCGTCACCCGCTGCAGCGGTGGTGACTCGATCAAACGTGGCGGTCGTAAAAACCTTACCGGCAGCACCCGTACCCTGGACCAACTGCGCGTTGGCCGCATTTCGCAAATGACCGACCCAAGCCTCGATGCCCAGCGTCACACCTTTGACATGCTGGCCCCCTTCGGTCGCATTCTACCTGCCGACGAACTGTCCATGACATTGGACAGCAGCGGCAAGCTGGTCAACAACGCTCAGACACCGCCAGTCAACTGGATCTATCCGGTGATCATTGGCGACATGTCCATTGGCGCGTTGTCGTGGCGGATGTGGGAAGGCGTGGCTATGGCCGTCGCTTACCTCAACGAGGAATGTGGCCTGCCGGTGCGCATGTGCTCCGGTGAAGGTGGCGTTCCGATGCGTTTACTCACCAGCAAATATCTCAAATACTTGATCCTACAGGTCGCCTCCGGCCACTTCGGCTGGAACCGGATCATCAAAGCCATGCCACACATGGTGGAAGACCCGGCCGGTGTCCTGATCAAGATCGGCCAGGGCGCCAAGCCCGGCGACGGCGGTCTACTTCAGGCGCAGAAAGTAGCCGAACATATCATGGCCATTCGCGGGGTTCCCAAAGCCGACCTGCTTAGCCCACCGAACCATCAGGGCCTCTACTCCATTGAGGAGAGTGTTCAGAAGATGTTCCTGTCGTTCAACGCGGCATTCAAATTCCGAGTTCCGGTGTCCATCAAGGTAGCGGCTTCAGCGACCAGTGTTTCGGTGTTCAACAACCTGGTCCGTGACCCTTACAATATCGTCGGCGGTTTCTTCCTCGACGGTATCGATGGCGGTACCGCAGCAGCCCACGAGGTCTCTCTTGACCACACCGGCCATCCGATCGTCAGCAAGCTGCGCGATTGCTACCTTGCGGCTGTCACCCAGGGACGCCAGGGGCAGATCCCACTGTGGGCTGCCGGCGGACTTGGCAAAACCGGCGATCTGGCGGCAGATGCCTTTAAAATGATGTGCCTTGGTGCCAACGGCGTGTTCAGCGGCAAGCTGATCCTGCAGATGGCCGGCTGTGTCGGCAACGACCTCGGTCGCTGCAATGCTTGTAACACCGGCCTGTGCCCGGCAGGAATCACCTCGCAAATCCCGGCGTTGGCCCACCGTCTCGATCCGGAAAAGGTTGCCGAAAACATCGTCAACTACTTCCTGGCCATGGACCAGGAGCTGAAAAAGCTCATGGCTCCTATCGGCAACTCCTCGCTGCCCATCGGTCGCTCCGATGCACTGGTCGCCATGGATAAAGCCGTCGCCGATCGCCTGCAAATCCAGTACGTGTGTTAA
- the extJ gene encoding selenite/tellurite reduction operon protein ExtJ gives MKKMIVLMATAAFIGGLSCAAFAGVKGEVVKVRGSKVTVEVSRSDAKDISKGDKVEMDVEKGAAAAPSGGNDMLTGC, from the coding sequence ATGAAAAAAATGATCGTTTTGATGGCTACTGCTGCATTTATCGGTGGCCTGAGCTGCGCTGCTTTCGCCGGTGTTAAAGGCGAAGTTGTTAAAGTACGCGGCAGCAAAGTAACTGTAGAAGTATCCCGCTCTGACGCTAAAGACATCTCTAAAGGCGACAAAGTTGAGATGGACGTTGAAAAAGGTGCTGCTGCAGCTCCTTCCGGCGGCAACGATATGCTGACTGGCTGCTAA
- a CDS encoding DUF3373 family protein → MVKRTLGLILVALMLLPAGAFAAPSTADLARQIDMLTKQLSDLQEQLNEVQDTTYDNADSVELLETSAEKWDEHSRFEFFGDYRFRMDYSDTDTEAYWGAGEVASAMAVMVGDGFSVDQVLGMMNSVSAADRQFLMENFNIVRSVGYSMDPAVVGPAMMAWDPAVATGYEMTPKNNYENDILYTNRFRLGMKAKISDQMEFKGRLAMYKAWGMQSNPTSNGPYFMNSFTEMDGATTRQPSDSIVRVDRAYINWTGIADLPIWFSVGRRPTTDGPPAHLRMGTGKRMATPVNFMDYAFDGATLGAVFNNPFEFMGYSKIRFCYGRGFEAGPTETSNELDDMDFGGLSWDIINKGPRFMNIQAFLAANIINVPDGVTFANPMELAMNDVLGTNFNGTLDQENLGDIYHISTVYMDKAADLNYFIAGGWSRTDPDGVDEMGSTLLGSWWEDPGQKDGYCVYGGVRYDMDDYGLKFGLEYNYGTKNWISMTPAHDDMTQAKLATRGHVGEAYLIWDLPVGNLLSSKTKAFMRLGYQHYEYEYTGSGNWLGAPADIDELSDPLKAQFFAPIDSMDQVYLTMEAFF, encoded by the coding sequence ATGGTGAAAAGAACACTAGGTCTGATCCTGGTCGCTCTGATGCTCCTGCCCGCAGGCGCATTTGCAGCACCCTCGACAGCAGATCTCGCCCGTCAGATCGACATGCTGACCAAGCAACTGAGCGATCTGCAGGAGCAACTGAACGAAGTTCAAGACACAACTTATGACAATGCCGATTCCGTTGAGCTGCTGGAAACCAGCGCTGAAAAATGGGACGAGCACAGCCGCTTTGAGTTCTTTGGCGACTACCGCTTCCGCATGGACTACAGCGACACCGACACCGAAGCATACTGGGGTGCTGGCGAAGTAGCCAGTGCCATGGCAGTTATGGTTGGCGATGGTTTCAGTGTGGACCAAGTTCTCGGCATGATGAACAGCGTATCTGCTGCAGACCGCCAGTTCCTGATGGAAAACTTCAACATCGTTCGCAGCGTCGGTTACAGCATGGATCCTGCAGTTGTTGGTCCGGCCATGATGGCATGGGATCCCGCAGTAGCCACGGGGTATGAAATGACCCCCAAGAACAACTATGAGAATGACATTCTCTACACCAACCGCTTCCGCCTCGGCATGAAAGCCAAGATCTCCGATCAAATGGAGTTCAAAGGTCGTCTGGCCATGTACAAAGCTTGGGGTATGCAGTCTAACCCGACCTCCAATGGTCCTTACTTCATGAACTCCTTCACTGAGATGGATGGTGCGACCACCCGTCAACCTTCCGACAGCATTGTCCGTGTTGACCGTGCTTACATCAACTGGACCGGCATCGCTGATCTGCCGATCTGGTTCTCCGTTGGTCGTCGTCCGACTACCGATGGTCCCCCGGCGCACCTGCGTATGGGTACCGGCAAGCGCATGGCAACTCCGGTTAACTTCATGGACTATGCCTTCGACGGTGCAACTCTGGGTGCCGTATTCAACAATCCCTTTGAATTCATGGGTTACAGCAAAATCCGTTTCTGCTATGGCCGTGGTTTCGAAGCAGGCCCGACCGAAACCAGCAACGAACTGGACGACATGGACTTCGGTGGTCTGAGCTGGGACATCATCAACAAAGGTCCCCGTTTCATGAACATCCAAGCCTTCCTGGCTGCCAACATCATCAACGTTCCTGATGGCGTTACCTTCGCTAACCCGATGGAATTGGCCATGAATGATGTTCTCGGCACCAACTTTAACGGTACCCTGGACCAAGAAAACCTTGGTGACATCTACCACATCTCTACCGTCTACATGGACAAAGCTGCCGACCTCAACTACTTCATCGCAGGTGGTTGGAGCCGCACTGACCCTGATGGTGTTGACGAGATGGGTTCCACCCTGCTCGGTTCCTGGTGGGAAGATCCCGGCCAGAAAGACGGCTACTGCGTCTACGGCGGTGTCCGCTACGACATGGATGACTACGGTCTGAAGTTCGGTCTTGAGTACAACTACGGCACCAAGAACTGGATCTCCATGACTCCGGCACACGACGACATGACTCAAGCCAAACTGGCGACTCGCGGTCACGTTGGCGAAGCGTACCTGATTTGGGACCTGCCTGTTGGCAACCTGCTCAGCAGCAAGACCAAAGCCTTCATGCGCCTCGGCTACCAGCACTACGAGTACGAGTACACTGGCAGCGGCAACTGGCTGGGTGCCCCGGCTGACATTGACGAGCTGAGCGACCCTCTCAAGGCCCAGTTCTTCGCTCCGATCGACAGCATGGACCAAGTTTACCTGACCATGGAAGCGTTCTTTTAA